A part of Paenibacillus donghaensis genomic DNA contains:
- a CDS encoding carbohydrate ABC transporter permease: MSVGRTLKPRKNYNHIGLLYILPWIIGLLIFQLYPFVSSLYYSFTDYNMVTPPKFIGLTNYKNIFLHDPDFYQSLKVTGIYVLLAVPVKLAFALFIAVLLSAKLKGIHFLRTVYYLPSILGGSVAISVLWRFLFMKEGIINSMLTKLHLGPVDWLGSPDVALYTLGLLTVWQFGSSMVLFLAGIQQIPSDLYEAGSIDGASKPRMFLKITLPLLTPIVLFNLVMQMVNAFQEFTGAFVITNGGPMKSTYLFALKLYEEAFTFFKMGYASALSWIMFVLIMAVTAIIFRTSNSWVYYEDGGDRS; encoded by the coding sequence ATGTCTGTAGGCAGAACACTGAAACCGCGCAAAAACTATAATCATATCGGCCTGCTGTATATTTTACCCTGGATCATTGGCCTGCTTATTTTTCAGTTGTATCCGTTCGTGTCTTCCCTGTATTATTCGTTCACGGATTACAACATGGTTACACCGCCCAAGTTCATCGGCCTGACGAACTATAAGAATATCTTTCTGCATGACCCGGACTTCTATCAGTCCCTGAAGGTGACCGGAATCTATGTCCTGCTTGCCGTGCCGGTGAAGCTGGCGTTCGCACTGTTTATCGCGGTGCTGCTCAGCGCCAAGTTGAAAGGCATCCATTTTCTGCGGACCGTCTATTATTTGCCTTCGATTCTGGGAGGAAGTGTGGCGATTTCCGTGCTGTGGCGTTTCCTTTTTATGAAGGAGGGCATTATTAACAGCATGCTGACTAAGCTTCACCTCGGACCTGTCGACTGGCTGGGAAGCCCAGATGTGGCGCTCTATACGCTGGGGCTGCTGACCGTCTGGCAATTCGGCTCCTCGATGGTGCTGTTCCTGGCCGGCATTCAGCAGATCCCCAGTGATCTCTACGAAGCAGGCTCCATCGACGGGGCCTCGAAGCCAAGAATGTTCCTGAAGATCACCTTGCCGCTGCTGACGCCTATCGTGCTGTTCAACCTGGTGATGCAGATGGTGAATGCGTTCCAAGAATTTACTGGCGCGTTTGTCATTACCAACGGAGGCCCGATGAAATCAACCTATCTGTTTGCCCTGAAGCTGTATGAGGAGGCCTTTACTTTTTTCAAAATGGGATATGCTTCTGCACTCTCCTGGATAATGTTTGTGCTGATCATGGCGGTGACCGCCATTATCTTCCGAACCTCGAACAGCTGGGTCTATTATGAGGACGGAGGTGACCGCTCATGA
- a CDS encoding carbohydrate ABC transporter permease — protein MKQQRRNARTGLNYLFLILVGLIMVYPLIWLFASSFKTNADIFGSSRLLPSTYVWDSYRLGWQGTGQYGFQDFFINTLLLVIPTVMFTVISSVIVAYGFARFNFPFKTLLFSVMIATLMLPNASVLIPRYILFNKLGWLDTYLPFIVPAAFATGAFFVYMMIQFIRGLPRDLDEAATIDGCNSFTVLTRVLLPLCKPAIFSVGLFQFMWTWNDFFNSIIYISSVKKFTVSLGLRLSLDTSSAVSWNQVLAMSVVSIVPCILLFFFTQKYFVEGISTTGLKG, from the coding sequence ATGAAACAGCAACGCCGCAATGCCAGAACCGGGCTGAATTACCTGTTCCTGATCCTGGTGGGCCTCATCATGGTCTATCCGCTGATCTGGCTGTTTGCTTCATCGTTCAAGACCAATGCCGATATCTTCGGCTCCAGCAGGCTGCTGCCAAGCACGTATGTGTGGGATTCCTACCGTCTGGGGTGGCAGGGTACGGGGCAATACGGCTTTCAGGATTTCTTCATCAATACATTGCTGCTGGTTATTCCGACGGTCATGTTCACGGTGATTTCCAGCGTCATTGTAGCTTACGGGTTCGCACGGTTCAATTTCCCGTTCAAAACCCTGCTGTTCTCGGTCATGATTGCCACACTGATGCTGCCGAACGCCTCTGTGCTGATTCCACGGTACATTCTGTTCAACAAGCTGGGCTGGCTGGATACGTATCTGCCCTTTATTGTTCCCGCAGCCTTCGCCACCGGCGCTTTCTTCGTCTATATGATGATCCAGTTCATCCGCGGCCTGCCCCGAGATCTGGATGAAGCGGCGACGATAGACGGCTGCAATTCCTTCACTGTGTTGACCCGAGTGCTGCTGCCATTGTGTAAGCCAGCGATCTTCTCGGTCGGGCTGTTCCAGTTCATGTGGACCTGGAATGACTTCTTCAACTCGATCATCTACATCAGCAGCGTTAAGAAGTTCACCGTTTCGCTGGGCCTGCGCCTGTCTCTTGACACTTCCTCGGCTGTCTCGTGGAATCAGGTGCTTGCGATGTCTGTGGTCAGCATCGTGCCTTGTATCCTGCTGTTCTTCTTCACCCAGAAGTATTTCGTGGAGGGCATCTCAACCACTGGGCTGAAGGGATAA
- a CDS encoding ABC transporter substrate-binding protein, with product MKQTQRGVRWLAVAVLLTSLLSGCSKDNTAASGSNTPAGSDASAKQTTLRFSWWGGEDRHAATLAAIEAYKQVEPNVTIEAEYQGFDGYEQKIKTQLAGKTSADIMQLDLPWLQELSRKGDFFVNLKDQPAFDASGLDQEFLNNYSVYNDKLIAVPTGVNAYCLIINKTLADQLGVPADTEWDWDTLYEAGKKLHEQDSSKYLLLTDHAAIRQDMVTMLKQRTGSQWVKEDYSLGFTREDAAASFDWLLKAMEAGVYQPLGESDLFFGKIDQNPKWINQDIVMAPSMSSILLSLKNVLPADVEITTGLPIIAKDAKDSGVLVRPSQLLAVSNDSKHQEEAVKFLNWFMNDKEAAVILGDVRSVPPVKSSQEAAVAAGKIDAAITHAVELGLSRAGIVDNSVANNSEVQKIMDDIVQKVSYGKSTPEQAADELIANLTSKLAELKGRS from the coding sequence ATGAAACAAACACAAAGAGGGGTTCGCTGGCTGGCTGTTGCGGTGCTGCTGACTTCATTGCTCAGCGGTTGCTCCAAGGATAATACGGCTGCTTCCGGCAGCAATACACCGGCAGGCAGCGATGCTTCCGCCAAACAGACCACGCTGCGGTTCAGCTGGTGGGGTGGAGAAGACCGCCATGCCGCTACCCTGGCTGCGATTGAAGCCTACAAGCAGGTCGAACCCAATGTAACGATAGAAGCAGAATATCAGGGCTTCGACGGTTACGAGCAGAAGATCAAGACCCAACTGGCCGGCAAAACCTCCGCTGACATTATGCAGCTGGATCTGCCCTGGCTGCAGGAGCTGTCCCGCAAAGGCGACTTCTTCGTCAATCTGAAGGATCAGCCTGCCTTTGATGCGTCGGGGCTGGATCAGGAATTCTTGAACAACTACAGTGTGTACAATGACAAGCTGATTGCCGTTCCTACCGGTGTGAACGCTTATTGCCTGATTATCAACAAGACACTGGCCGATCAGTTGGGCGTGCCGGCAGATACTGAATGGGATTGGGATACGCTCTATGAAGCAGGCAAGAAGCTGCATGAGCAGGACAGCTCGAAATATCTGCTGTTGACCGACCATGCGGCGATCCGCCAGGATATGGTGACCATGCTGAAGCAGCGGACCGGCTCCCAATGGGTCAAGGAGGATTACAGCCTCGGCTTCACACGCGAGGATGCCGCCGCCAGCTTCGATTGGCTGCTCAAAGCGATGGAGGCTGGTGTATACCAGCCGCTTGGCGAGAGTGATCTCTTCTTCGGCAAGATCGACCAGAACCCGAAATGGATCAACCAGGACATTGTGATGGCTCCGTCCATGAGCAGCATTCTGCTGTCGCTGAAGAACGTGCTGCCTGCCGATGTAGAGATCACTACCGGCCTGCCGATTATCGCCAAGGATGCCAAGGATTCCGGAGTGCTGGTTCGTCCTTCTCAGCTGCTAGCTGTCAGCAATGACAGCAAACATCAGGAGGAAGCAGTCAAATTCCTCAATTGGTTCATGAACGATAAGGAAGCTGCCGTGATTCTCGGCGATGTGCGTTCTGTTCCACCGGTTAAATCCTCCCAGGAAGCTGCCGTAGCCGCCGGGAAGATTGATGCCGCCATCACCCATGCCGTCGAGCTGGGTCTCAGCCGCGCCGGAATTGTCGACAACAGCGTCGCCAACAACTCGGAGGTTCAGAAGATCATGGATGACATTGTACAGAAGGTCAGCTATGGCAAGTCCACACCGGAGCAGGCTGCTGATGAGCTGATTGCCAATCTGACCTCTAAGCTGGCTGAATTGAAAGGCAGATCCTAG